A portion of the Candidatus Pristimantibacillus lignocellulolyticus genome contains these proteins:
- a CDS encoding SRPBCC domain-containing protein yields the protein MSLKLELDFQYTASIEKVWSALTDPVKLAKWILANDFKPLVGHRFHFQAEPNEWWDGLIEGEVLIVDEPNLLSYTWASAGEQHTVTWTLQVLADGKVNLHLDQTGFSNPQGLEGAKYGWSAWCGQLEKALD from the coding sequence ATGAGTTTAAAATTAGAATTAGATTTTCAGTACACGGCATCGATTGAGAAGGTTTGGTCTGCTTTAACAGATCCTGTTAAGTTGGCTAAGTGGATTTTGGCGAATGACTTTAAGCCGCTAGTAGGACACCGTTTTCATTTTCAAGCTGAGCCTAACGAATGGTGGGATGGCCTTATTGAAGGTGAGGTACTTATCGTTGACGAACCAAACCTATTGTCCTATACATGGGCAAGTGCAGGTGAGCAACACACAGTAACATGGACTCTGCAGGTTCTAGCGGATGGAAAAGTTAATCTTCATCTTGATCAAACAGGATTCTCAAATCCTCAAGGACTCGAAGGAGCTAAGTATGGTTGGAGTGCATGGTGCGGCCAGCTTGAGAAGGCTTTGGATTAA
- a CDS encoding metalloregulator ArsR/SmtB family transcription factor, translating to MSENNQLRDVFDAIADPTRRRLIQLLAESEEIPLHELTAQFEMGRTAVSKHLTILKEAGLVIDRKVGRETRFRLNAAPLREIQDWVAFYSKFWNTNMLRLKQLLEEEEI from the coding sequence GTGAGCGAGAACAACCAATTACGGGATGTGTTTGACGCGATTGCCGATCCAACTAGGCGACGACTAATTCAACTATTAGCAGAGTCAGAAGAGATACCACTTCATGAGTTAACGGCACAGTTTGAGATGGGTCGGACTGCAGTTTCGAAGCATTTGACGATCCTTAAAGAGGCTGGACTGGTAATTGACCGAAAAGTAGGTAGAGAAACGCGATTTAGGTTAAATGCCGCTCCACTGAGAGAAATTCAAGATTGGGTGGCTTTCTACAGTAAGTTTTGGAATACGAATATGTTACGTTTGAAGCAATTATTAGAGGAGGAAGAAATATGA
- a CDS encoding HAMP domain-containing histidine kinase has product MMVMSTLFIILRPKRDLYLQQIVNSMKQISSGEYDRAHLEENNVKGFSHILRNPALTSAERNHYLDINEKESNRLSNLSTNMQKLSWLEEINSDLNKERFRLDQQIKEVSLTMEYHWSRKDIELSVKLQEVQCSANEELLNQVWINLLDNAIKFAPNHGQIQIELTTTQRGPVVNIKDNGIGMTEEEQIRIFERFYKSDRSRSPEKKGSGLGLSIVQKIIDLHQWKISVSSVPNEGTTFTVILTDGEEAKHNNIDMTPNGDL; this is encoded by the coding sequence ATGATGGTCATGAGTACGCTGTTTATTATACTTCGCCCTAAACGAGATCTTTACTTACAGCAAATTGTTAACAGTATGAAACAAATTAGCAGTGGTGAATATGATCGTGCTCATCTTGAGGAGAACAATGTTAAAGGCTTTTCTCATATATTGAGGAATCCTGCGCTTACGAGTGCTGAGAGAAATCATTATCTCGACATTAACGAAAAAGAAAGTAATCGGCTTTCTAACTTAAGTACAAATATGCAAAAGCTGTCGTGGTTAGAAGAGATTAATTCGGATTTGAATAAGGAGAGATTTCGTTTAGATCAGCAAATAAAAGAAGTTAGTCTAACGATGGAATACCATTGGAGTCGTAAAGATATTGAGTTATCCGTAAAACTACAAGAGGTCCAATGCTCCGCCAATGAAGAATTGTTAAATCAAGTGTGGATCAACTTACTTGATAACGCAATTAAATTCGCCCCAAACCATGGACAAATTCAAATTGAATTAACAACTACACAACGAGGGCCAGTTGTTAACATTAAGGATAACGGAATTGGGATGACCGAAGAAGAGCAAATAAGGATCTTTGAAAGATTTTATAAAAGTGACCGCTCGCGTAGTCCTGAGAAAAAAGGTAGTGGGCTAGGATTGTCTATTGTTCAAAAAATTATAGACTTACATCAATGGAAAATATCTGTTTCGAGTGTCCCTAATGAAGGTACGACTTTTACGGTTATACTTACAGATGGAGAGGAAGCAAAACATAATAATATTGACATGACACCAAATGGTGACCTATAA
- a CDS encoding rhodanese-like domain-containing protein, producing the protein MGTMFTDLTYQELQSMLSKRENVKIIDVRTAKSFDRGHIKGAINIPYPLWSKIPRVSREEAVVIICYVGTVSPRASERLAESHAKVYNFKGGMAQWQGDIETEIIGSKWSAERINNLVLGLLLLLSLPISFISPWWGIGFSSSIALGVTLFGVLNYISLAICHMS; encoded by the coding sequence ATGGGTACTATGTTTACAGATTTAACATATCAGGAACTACAATCAATGTTAAGTAAAAGAGAAAATGTAAAGATTATTGATGTTAGAACAGCGAAAAGCTTTGATCGTGGTCATATAAAGGGAGCCATTAATATTCCTTATCCATTATGGTCGAAAATACCGAGGGTTTCGAGAGAAGAAGCGGTTGTCATTATCTGTTATGTTGGTACGGTAAGTCCAAGGGCGTCAGAGCGACTAGCTGAGTCCCATGCTAAGGTGTATAACTTTAAAGGTGGGATGGCACAATGGCAAGGAGATATTGAGACAGAGATCATCGGTAGTAAATGGAGCGCAGAGAGGATTAATAATTTAGTGCTAGGTTTATTATTGCTGTTGTCGTTACCAATATCATTTATTAGTCCTTGGTGGGGAATTGGCTTTTCATCATCGATAGCTTTAGGTGTAACTCTCTTTGGTGTCTTGAACTATATCTCGTTGGCTATCTGCCATATGTCCTAA
- the nadE gene encoding ammonia-dependent NAD(+) synthetase, with protein sequence MKTKEEIVAELNVRPTIDIQTEIHKRVNFLVEYSVKTNTNGFVLGISGGADSTLAGKLAQLAVDQMNEHGYNKKFIAVRLPYGEQKDEEDAQRALAFIKPTENVTFNIASGVNALTQTYGQSMGTAISDFHKGNIKARARMIAQYAIAGENNMLVIGSDHAAEAVTGFYTKFGDGGADILPLSGLVKSQVRMLLQSLGAEKILHEKPATADLLDVKQQQLDEDELGISYDSIDQFLTNPQISGTNDQQIRERYSITQHKRELPVTIFDTWWK encoded by the coding sequence ATGAAAACTAAAGAGGAAATTGTTGCCGAACTGAATGTGAGACCAACTATAGATATTCAAACTGAAATTCATAAGCGAGTAAATTTCCTGGTAGAGTACAGTGTGAAAACTAACACTAACGGATTCGTTCTAGGCATTAGCGGAGGGGCAGATTCAACACTTGCTGGAAAACTCGCACAGCTTGCAGTAGATCAAATGAACGAGCATGGATACAACAAAAAATTCATTGCAGTTCGTCTACCTTACGGTGAGCAAAAAGATGAAGAAGACGCGCAAAGAGCACTTGCCTTTATCAAGCCAACGGAAAACGTAACGTTTAATATTGCTTCAGGGGTAAATGCACTTACACAAACGTATGGGCAAAGTATGGGTACCGCTATTTCAGACTTTCATAAAGGCAATATTAAGGCTCGCGCTAGAATGATCGCACAATACGCTATCGCAGGGGAGAACAATATGCTAGTCATTGGCTCAGATCATGCTGCTGAGGCTGTTACAGGCTTTTACACGAAATTCGGCGATGGTGGTGCAGATATCCTCCCTTTGAGCGGCTTAGTCAAATCTCAGGTAAGAATGCTATTGCAATCATTAGGTGCAGAAAAAATTCTTCATGAAAAGCCCGCTACAGCAGATTTGTTAGACGTAAAGCAACAACAATTAGATGAAGATGAGCTCGGAATAAGCTATGACTCAATAGATCAATTCCTTACTAACCCGCAGATTTCTGGAACGAACGATCAACAAATTCGTGAGCGTTACTCGATAACTCAACACAAAAGAGAACTACCTGTAACGATATTCGATACATGGTGGAAGTAA
- the nadD gene encoding nicotinate (nicotinamide) nucleotide adenylyltransferase: MKIGIYGSSFDPVTNVHLWTASTIAHRCKLDKVIFLPCSSKRQDKQMQTTDEHRVAMLQLAIADNDKFEVDDYEFQQLGWEIATYQTLRHFKKKYAEDEIYFIMGADLLVDIGQGKWQKAEDLVKENKFIVMARNNIDMLSVIGRSPILRHVDDGQTFHLVDKGLTMEISSTYVREEFRLGGEARYLIPENVYTYMKKHHLYR, translated from the coding sequence ATGAAGATTGGAATCTATGGCTCTTCCTTTGATCCAGTTACCAATGTCCACTTATGGACAGCAAGTACAATTGCACATCGTTGTAAATTAGATAAGGTCATATTCTTACCTTGTTCCAGCAAACGACAGGATAAGCAAATGCAAACAACAGATGAGCATCGTGTTGCAATGTTACAACTTGCAATAGCTGATAATGATAAATTTGAAGTTGATGATTATGAATTCCAACAATTAGGTTGGGAAATCGCAACCTACCAAACCCTTCGTCACTTCAAAAAGAAATACGCTGAGGATGAGATATATTTCATTATGGGAGCAGATTTACTCGTTGATATAGGGCAAGGCAAATGGCAAAAAGCAGAGGATCTAGTGAAGGAAAACAAATTTATTGTGATGGCGAGAAATAATATCGATATGCTTTCCGTCATTGGTCGCTCCCCAATATTGCGTCATGTAGATGATGGTCAAACTTTTCATCTTGTTGATAAGGGACTAACTATGGAAATTAGCTCAACGTATGTTCGCGAGGAATTTAGGTTAGGCGGCGAAGCGCGTTATCTTATTCCTGAAAATGTGTACACCTACATGAAAAAACACCATTTGTATAGATAA
- a CDS encoding nicotinate phosphoribosyltransferase, translated as MNYNIQDDSLTLHTDRYQINMAEVYWRENEHQKQAIFEVYFRKLPFDNGYAVFAGLERVVHYLQEFKFSQTDIQYLREEGYQDDFLTFLATIRFTGKLRSVREGEVVFANEPLMVIEASLVEAQLIETAILNIVNYQTLIATKASRLKNIIGNQTAMEFGTRRAQEMDAAIWGTRAAYLAGFDATSNVRAGKLFGIPIAGTHAHSMVQVYRDEYVAFKKYAKTHRDCVFLVDTYDTLKSGVPTAIKVANEMKESINFVGIRLDSGDLAYLSKEARKMLDEAGFKQTKIYASNDLDEETILSLKREGACIDVWGIGTKLITAYTQPALGAVYKLVQIEDDGQMVDTIKISSNPDKISNPGNKQMWRIINKETGIAEGDYITLHNEVLPKNAIRLVHPLHSHMMKTIKSFEVIQLQIEVMVNGELVYDLPTLDNNRKYAKESLALFWEEYRRLLNPPIYPVTLSDACWDNKRQLIERALYPTREER; from the coding sequence ATGAACTACAACATACAAGACGATAGTTTAACACTTCACACTGATCGATACCAAATTAATATGGCTGAGGTGTACTGGAGAGAGAATGAACATCAAAAACAAGCTATTTTTGAAGTGTATTTCCGCAAGCTCCCATTCGACAATGGCTATGCAGTTTTTGCAGGTTTAGAACGGGTAGTTCACTATTTACAGGAGTTCAAATTTAGCCAAACGGATATTCAATACTTGCGTGAAGAAGGTTATCAAGATGATTTCCTTACGTTTCTGGCAACGATTCGCTTTACTGGAAAGCTGAGAAGTGTACGTGAAGGTGAAGTAGTATTCGCGAATGAACCGTTAATGGTTATTGAGGCATCATTAGTGGAGGCTCAATTGATCGAAACAGCCATTCTTAATATTGTAAATTATCAAACATTAATCGCGACGAAGGCTAGTCGCTTGAAAAATATTATCGGCAATCAGACTGCAATGGAATTTGGGACACGTCGTGCGCAAGAAATGGATGCAGCGATATGGGGAACTCGTGCAGCTTACCTTGCAGGTTTTGATGCAACTTCTAATGTAAGAGCAGGTAAGCTTTTTGGTATTCCGATTGCCGGAACTCATGCTCATTCTATGGTTCAAGTGTATCGTGATGAATATGTTGCATTTAAGAAATATGCCAAGACGCATCGAGATTGCGTTTTCCTAGTAGATACCTACGATACTCTCAAATCAGGAGTACCTACTGCGATTAAAGTAGCCAATGAGATGAAGGAAAGCATCAATTTTGTAGGTATTCGCTTAGATAGTGGTGACTTGGCTTATTTGTCTAAAGAAGCACGTAAAATGCTTGATGAAGCAGGATTTAAGCAGACTAAGATTTATGCGTCTAACGATCTGGATGAAGAGACAATTTTATCTCTTAAGCGTGAAGGTGCTTGCATTGATGTGTGGGGAATTGGTACAAAGCTCATTACAGCCTATACACAACCTGCACTTGGAGCAGTTTATAAGCTTGTGCAGATTGAAGACGATGGACAAATGGTCGATACAATTAAAATAAGTAGTAATCCTGACAAGATTTCTAATCCTGGTAATAAGCAAATGTGGCGAATTATTAATAAGGAAACCGGCATAGCAGAAGGAGATTATATCACGTTGCACAATGAAGTTTTACCGAAGAATGCGATTCGATTAGTTCATCCACTGCATAGCCATATGATGAAAACGATCAAAAGTTTTGAAGTCATTCAATTACAGATAGAAGTGATGGTAAATGGTGAATTAGTGTATGATCTTCCTACTCTAGACAATAATAGAAAATATGCAAAGGAGAGTTTAGCCCTTTTCTGGGAGGAATATCGTCGCTTACTCAATCCGCCTATCTATCCAGTTACATTAAGTGATGCTTGCTGGGACAACAAGCGACAACTCATAGAAAGAGCATTATATCCAACACGTGAGGAGAGATAA
- a CDS encoding cysteine hydrolase, with translation MKRALLNIDYTNDFIATNGALTCGKAGQSIETAVVATTKTFIDNGEHIIFAIDVHDDGDAYHPETKLFPPHNLRNTNGRLLYGQLQEVYDTHQNQSNVHWLDKTRYSAFAGTSLDMMLRAREIEEVYLVGVCTDICVLHTAVDLYNLGYRIVIVKDAVASFNQAGHEWALAHFEHTLGATIS, from the coding sequence ATGAAAAGAGCGTTATTGAATATTGATTACACGAATGATTTTATTGCTACAAATGGGGCATTAACTTGTGGAAAAGCAGGTCAGAGCATTGAAACTGCGGTTGTAGCTACAACCAAGACATTTATTGATAACGGTGAACATATTATATTTGCTATCGACGTACACGATGACGGAGATGCATACCACCCTGAAACGAAATTGTTTCCTCCACATAATTTACGGAATACTAATGGAAGACTACTCTATGGACAATTACAGGAGGTATATGATACACATCAAAACCAATCCAATGTTCATTGGCTAGATAAAACTCGTTACAGTGCCTTTGCAGGAACAAGTCTCGATATGATGCTTCGTGCCAGAGAAATTGAGGAGGTTTACCTAGTTGGCGTATGTACCGATATTTGTGTTCTGCATACGGCTGTAGATCTGTACAATCTAGGTTATCGTATTGTTATCGTGAAGGATGCCGTAGCTTCTTTTAATCAAGCGGGTCATGAATGGGCGTTAGCGCATTTCGAGCATACATTAGGTGCAACGATAAGTTAA
- a CDS encoding NUDIX hydrolase: MSSPQNKDALEQYNVKDYRTPDGYTADITVFTIVPIEQKPFSPPVMDLQMMLIQRSMHNSEGKPNIEAGKWAIAGGFIEESETGYKAALRELEEETGVKDLHIEHFGVYDKPGRDPRGWIISNTFLAIVPFHKLAERKAGDDASDVRMFSVKEVLTLDLAFDHKQIIQDSIAVITEKLLQTTTAKEFLPEEFTYSELQAVLATVTDDPVIMSNPSFIRKMKQLPFIEAIEGKTVTRTSKRKTQLYRFKEVSINYSIYHMS; encoded by the coding sequence ATGAGCAGCCCGCAAAATAAAGACGCACTCGAGCAATACAATGTGAAAGATTATCGCACTCCTGATGGATATACAGCAGATATTACGGTATTTACAATCGTTCCAATTGAGCAGAAGCCATTCTCTCCACCCGTCATGGATTTGCAAATGATGCTCATTCAGCGTAGTATGCATAACTCCGAAGGTAAACCTAATATCGAAGCAGGTAAATGGGCAATTGCAGGAGGATTTATCGAAGAATCAGAAACGGGCTATAAGGCTGCACTTCGAGAACTGGAAGAGGAAACTGGTGTAAAAGATCTGCATATTGAGCATTTCGGTGTCTATGATAAGCCAGGACGTGATCCGCGTGGTTGGATTATTAGTAACACCTTTCTCGCAATCGTACCCTTTCACAAGCTTGCTGAACGTAAAGCAGGGGATGATGCTTCCGATGTTCGTATGTTTTCAGTTAAGGAAGTTCTAACATTGGATTTAGCTTTTGACCACAAACAAATTATTCAAGATTCTATTGCTGTTATTACAGAGAAGCTGTTACAAACGACAACGGCTAAAGAGTTCCTACCAGAGGAATTTACGTATTCTGAATTACAAGCTGTGCTAGCGACAGTTACAGATGATCCAGTTATTATGTCTAATCCATCCTTTATTCGTAAGATGAAGCAACTTCCGTTTATTGAAGCAATAGAGGGAAAGACGGTTACGCGTACTTCTAAAAGAAAAACTCAATTGTACCGCTTTAAGGAAGTATCCATTAATTACTCGATATACCACATGAGCTAA
- a CDS encoding aldo/keto reductase, whose protein sequence is MKEVGDTHNKSTAQVALRFLIQRGVVVIPKTTHIVRMEENINVFDFELTPEEMEKIEALDTGESEFFSHYDAQTVEFLTGYGKNELK, encoded by the coding sequence TTGAAAGAAGTAGGGGACACACACAACAAATCTACAGCACAAGTTGCTTTACGCTTTCTAATTCAAAGAGGTGTAGTCGTTATTCCAAAAACGACACATATAGTTAGAATGGAAGAGAATATCAATGTATTTGACTTCGAATTAACCCCCGAGGAAATGGAGAAAATAGAAGCTTTAGATACAGGCGAAAGTGAATTTTTCTCTCACTATGACGCTCAAACTGTCGAGTTTTTAACTGGATACGGGAAGAATGAATTGAAATAA
- a CDS encoding PLP-dependent aminotransferase family protein, with protein sequence MLIVNRDDERPIWQQLLDQAISNITTGKWLPGELLLPSRELALLVGVSRSTIQIVYEELFSRGYTVTSRRGGTRISDWTSKASFTEEVSPRGPITPELPHLNDAVSHLQSWFRGKEHREVEIDFTPHEPYLDQHFQTNWRHSFLQASKHADLASWAYGNAYGFVPLREQIQRYLSLERGIHVHIDQIILTSGAQHSLDLIAQALLTEGETVSIEDPGFPAAWMSMKYRRMNVAAVPVDDYGLQVEHIHPQSKLVYVTPSHQCAVGVIMSEPRKQQLLHMATEQQFWIVEDDYDSEFRYRGDPLPTLYSQQPQNTLYMMSFSKMIAPGIRISAIVGPTEAIRQLAHVHELTYRHLPIMEQLTLAHFIEHGHFMRHMRRVRNVYRRRHEAMTKAIIASGLSERFILSGVETGLHMLLEAETSFDEETTTNLALENGVRVYPLSTYCLESDRKGWVLGFAKVDEKSIETGINRLAEMLL encoded by the coding sequence ATGTTAATAGTAAATCGTGATGACGAACGCCCCATATGGCAACAACTTCTTGATCAGGCTATTTCTAATATTACAACTGGAAAATGGCTTCCGGGTGAATTACTGTTACCTTCTCGCGAACTTGCATTATTGGTTGGTGTCTCACGCTCAACGATCCAGATCGTTTATGAAGAATTATTCAGTCGTGGCTACACGGTTACTTCAAGACGAGGTGGTACACGGATAAGTGACTGGACTTCAAAAGCTAGCTTTACAGAGGAAGTATCACCTCGAGGTCCAATCACCCCAGAGTTACCTCACTTAAATGATGCGGTCAGTCATTTGCAAAGCTGGTTCAGAGGCAAAGAGCACCGTGAAGTGGAGATCGATTTCACACCGCATGAGCCTTACTTGGATCAACATTTCCAAACAAATTGGAGGCATTCATTTTTACAAGCTTCTAAACATGCGGATCTAGCCAGTTGGGCTTATGGTAATGCCTATGGTTTTGTGCCACTACGGGAACAGATTCAACGTTATTTGTCACTTGAGCGCGGTATACACGTTCATATTGATCAAATTATATTAACTTCAGGAGCACAGCATAGCCTAGATTTAATCGCTCAAGCACTTTTAACTGAAGGCGAAACGGTTTCAATAGAAGACCCAGGTTTTCCTGCTGCATGGATGTCGATGAAATATCGTCGAATGAATGTTGCAGCTGTCCCAGTCGATGATTATGGACTACAAGTCGAACACATTCACCCTCAATCAAAGCTTGTCTATGTAACACCATCACATCAATGTGCGGTAGGGGTTATCATGTCGGAACCTCGCAAGCAACAGTTGCTACATATGGCAACCGAGCAACAATTTTGGATTGTTGAGGACGATTATGATAGTGAGTTTCGCTATCGAGGTGACCCACTTCCGACTTTGTACAGCCAACAACCGCAAAATACGTTATATATGATGAGTTTTTCCAAAATGATTGCACCTGGTATTCGTATATCAGCTATCGTTGGTCCAACGGAGGCTATTCGCCAACTGGCTCATGTCCATGAATTAACATATCGTCATCTTCCGATTATGGAGCAGTTAACACTTGCTCATTTTATCGAACACGGACATTTTATGCGTCATATGAGAAGAGTTAGAAATGTATATCGACGTAGACACGAAGCAATGACTAAAGCGATCATCGCATCTGGTCTGAGTGAACGTTTTATATTGAGTGGTGTAGAAACGGGATTGCACATGCTTCTTGAAGCTGAAACTTCATTTGATGAAGAAACGACAACAAACTTAGCACTAGAAAACGGAGTTCGTGTGTATCCACTTAGTACATATTGTTTGGAAAGTGATCGTAAAGGTTGGGTGCTAGGTTTCGCTAAAGTTGATGAGAAATCAATAGAAACAGGTATTAACCGTCTGGCGGAGATGCTGCTATAA
- a CDS encoding YggS family pyridoxal phosphate-dependent enzyme, which translates to MGDLVKENLISVRGQMELACLASGRNIEDVKLLLATKTVPLKKLQSAIQAGETLLGENKVQELRDKFPLMQQYDQVEWHFIGHLQTNKVKDILKYVTLIHSVDRLKLGQALQYQLTRENKSIDILVQVNTSYEESKFGISPQSVLELVEQLSQFDKLNIKGLMTIGKLGATNEETRQCFRLLKQIQTQILEKKFPRVQMEILSMGMSGDFKVAIEEGATIIRVGTSIFGERHLPDEYYWNENAN; encoded by the coding sequence ATGGGCGATTTAGTTAAAGAAAATTTAATATCCGTAAGGGGTCAGATGGAATTAGCTTGCCTAGCCTCAGGACGCAATATAGAAGATGTGAAACTATTATTAGCGACAAAAACAGTTCCGCTGAAAAAGTTACAAAGCGCTATACAAGCAGGTGAGACATTGCTAGGTGAAAATAAAGTTCAAGAATTGCGAGATAAGTTCCCGCTTATGCAGCAGTACGACCAAGTGGAGTGGCATTTTATCGGACATTTGCAAACTAATAAAGTGAAGGACATATTAAAATATGTCACGCTCATTCATTCTGTGGACCGATTGAAACTGGGGCAAGCTTTGCAATATCAGCTTACTAGGGAAAATAAGTCTATAGATATTTTAGTGCAAGTTAATACGTCTTATGAAGAAAGTAAATTTGGCATCTCGCCACAATCAGTACTGGAGTTGGTTGAACAATTATCGCAATTCGATAAGTTGAACATTAAAGGCTTGATGACCATAGGAAAACTGGGTGCTACAAATGAAGAGACTAGGCAGTGCTTTAGACTACTAAAACAAATTCAGACACAAATTTTGGAGAAGAAGTTTCCACGTGTACAAATGGAGATTCTTTCGATGGGTATGTCCGGAGATTTCAAGGTTGCTATCGAAGAAGGAGCAACAATCATTAGAGTAGGGACCAGTATATTTGGTGAGCGACATTTGCCTGACGAATATTACTGGAACGAAAATGCTAATTAG
- a CDS encoding pyridoxamine 5'-phosphate oxidase family protein gives MDSVRYKIREVLDKDIIDTFLSKARIGNLGMVDGKLPYVVPLNFVWVNEKLYFHGASGGRRNQVMSENNEVCFTVCEEYGTITDPVPAKTDTAYMSVIIFGKAEPVVDLDEATYMLQEMFQKYVPGYYDRPLSKQHVDKYRSSIFHSPVQVYRVDPYHITAKGNPIEEEKMYKEKK, from the coding sequence ATGGATAGTGTTCGTTATAAGATAAGAGAAGTGTTAGATAAGGACATCATTGATACCTTTTTAAGCAAAGCAAGAATCGGAAACCTTGGTATGGTTGATGGAAAGTTACCATATGTTGTGCCCCTTAATTTTGTATGGGTAAACGAAAAGCTTTATTTTCACGGAGCCTCAGGTGGGCGACGTAATCAAGTTATGAGTGAGAATAACGAGGTCTGTTTTACGGTATGTGAAGAATATGGAACGATTACTGATCCTGTACCGGCTAAGACGGACACTGCATATATGAGTGTTATCATTTTCGGAAAAGCTGAGCCGGTTGTTGATCTGGATGAAGCTACCTATATGTTGCAGGAAATGTTCCAAAAATATGTTCCTGGTTATTATGACCGTCCGTTATCCAAGCAGCATGTAGACAAATATCGGTCATCTATATTCCATTCTCCTGTTCAAGTGTACCGTGTTGATCCCTATCATATTACGGCGAAAGGAAATCCGATAGAAGAAGAAAAAATGTATAAAGAAAAGAAATAG
- a CDS encoding NADH:flavin oxidoreductase/NADH oxidase, which produces MINLFSPYKFKGMELKNRIIMPPMCQYSVEKKDGIATEWHYLHYVSRAVGGAGMIIIEMTDVEPDGRISDYDLGLWSDEQIQPLKRIVDACHAYGTKVGIQIAHAGRKAEDAIVPVAPSAIPFDENYKTPRALSTDEVKGLVEKFRSAARRAVEAGFDSIEIHGAHGYLIHQFHSPLTNKREDEYGQDLTKFGKEIIQAVKSEMPEDMPLIMRISAKEYVEGGYGINESIQFSRVYKDAGVDMFDVSSGGEGQIAAWGRPGTHAAYQVPLAKEIKNTLDVPVIAVGRLDDAILANAVIGNEEADLVAVGRGMLRNPYWSLEAAKQLKIETNVPKQYTFGFK; this is translated from the coding sequence ATGATTAATTTATTTTCACCATACAAGTTTAAAGGCATGGAATTGAAAAACCGTATCATTATGCCACCTATGTGCCAATATTCGGTCGAGAAAAAAGACGGAATTGCGACAGAATGGCACTATTTGCATTATGTGAGTCGTGCTGTTGGCGGAGCTGGTATGATAATCATTGAAATGACCGACGTAGAACCGGATGGTCGTATCTCTGACTACGATCTCGGATTATGGTCTGATGAACAAATTCAACCTCTAAAAAGAATAGTCGATGCATGTCATGCATACGGAACTAAAGTCGGAATTCAAATCGCGCATGCTGGACGTAAAGCAGAAGATGCAATAGTTCCTGTCGCTCCTTCTGCAATTCCTTTCGATGAGAATTACAAAACACCAAGAGCACTTTCAACTGATGAAGTAAAAGGATTAGTAGAGAAATTCCGTAGTGCAGCGAGAAGAGCTGTCGAAGCAGGATTCGATTCTATTGAAATTCACGGTGCCCATGGTTATCTAATCCATCAATTCCATTCTCCACTTACAAATAAAAGGGAAGATGAATATGGTCAAGATCTAACTAAATTTGGTAAAGAAATTATACAAGCAGTCAAATCAGAAATGCCTGAGGATATGCCTCTAATCATGCGTATATCTGCAAAAGAGTATGTAGAAGGTGGCTATGGCATTAACGAAAGTATTCAGTTCTCTCGCGTTTACAAGGATGCTGGAGTAGACATGTTTGATGTATCGTCAGGCGGAGAGGGCCAAATAGCGGCGTGGGGCAGACCAGGTACACATGCGGCCTATCAGGTTCCTTTAGCTAAAGAAATCAAAAATACGCTTGATGTTCCTGTAATTGCAGTAGGAAGACTTGATGATGCGATACTCGCTAATGCAGTAATTGGTAATGAGGAAGCTGATCTAGTTGCTGTAGGTCGAGGTATGCTGAGAAATCCATACTGGTCATTAGAAGCAGCAAAACAATTAAAAATAGAAACGAATGTACCAAAACAATATACTTTTGGGTTTAAGTGA